In a single window of the Campylobacter fetus subsp. testudinum 03-427 genome:
- the gatA gene encoding Glu-tRNA(Gln) amidotransferase, subunit A (bifunctional~Pfam match to PF01425.17 Amidase) yields MISLKDAIKLSSSDIVELRKNLKDKIKDNKKLGAYIEQLTNSDISDEYAGVPIAIKDNIQVKNWSITSCSKILQGYVAPYHATVIEKLLKAGLAPFGRTNMDEFAMGSTTESSFYGKTLNPLDHTRVPGGSSGGSAAAVSAGLAIAALGSDTGGSIRQPAAFCGCVGFKPTYGRVSRYGLGAYSSSLDQIGPITRSVEDAAILYDIICGHDPKDSTSSNLENISTSDKLNSDRKLTIAVIKNYVDGASDDVKKALNLTIEKLKNSGHKIIYKDLSNSKYDIAAYYIIATAEASANLSRYDGVRYGRRADSNSLGQMYSKTRGEGFGAEVQRRMLLGTFVLSSGYYDAYYIKAQKARAFIKREYEEILNEADIMLMPVAPSVAYKFAELSDPLSAYLSDIYTIGVNLAGLPAITVPVQSDKNGLNISAQLIGGAWKEQDVLDAAFGLEKLVKGN; encoded by the coding sequence GTGATAAGCTTAAAAGATGCGATAAAGCTAAGCAGTAGCGATATAGTAGAGCTTCGTAAAAATTTAAAAGATAAGATAAAAGATAATAAAAAATTAGGCGCTTATATAGAACAGCTAACTAATAGCGATATAAGCGATGAGTATGCAGGTGTTCCAATCGCTATAAAAGATAATATCCAAGTCAAGAACTGGAGTATAACAAGTTGCTCTAAGATCTTGCAAGGTTACGTAGCTCCATATCACGCGACTGTTATAGAAAAGCTTTTAAAAGCGGGACTTGCTCCGTTTGGTCGTACGAATATGGATGAGTTTGCTATGGGAAGCACGACTGAGAGTTCATTTTACGGAAAAACTTTAAATCCTCTTGATCATACTAGAGTACCAGGAGGTAGTAGTGGTGGTAGTGCTGCAGCAGTATCGGCCGGACTAGCGATAGCTGCTTTGGGAAGCGATACTGGAGGAAGCATACGCCAACCTGCTGCGTTTTGCGGATGTGTTGGTTTTAAGCCGACTTATGGAAGAGTTAGTAGATACGGACTTGGTGCTTACTCTAGTAGTTTAGATCAGATAGGACCGATAACAAGGAGCGTTGAAGACGCTGCGATTCTCTATGATATCATCTGCGGACACGATCCAAAAGATAGCACAAGCTCAAATTTAGAAAATATAAGCACCTCAGATAAATTAAACAGCGATAGAAAACTTACGATAGCAGTTATAAAAAACTATGTTGATGGTGCTAGTGATGATGTGAAAAAAGCTCTAAATTTGACTATAGAAAAGTTAAAAAATAGTGGTCATAAAATAATTTATAAAGATCTTTCTAACTCAAAGTACGATATAGCTGCTTATTACATCATAGCTACAGCAGAAGCTAGTGCGAATCTTAGTCGTTATGATGGCGTGAGATATGGTAGGAGAGCAGACTCAAACTCTCTTGGTCAGATGTACTCAAAAACAAGAGGCGAGGGATTTGGCGCAGAAGTGCAAAGAAGAATGCTTCTTGGAACATTTGTTTTATCAAGCGGATACTATGATGCTTATTATATAAAAGCACAAAAAGCAAGAGCATTTATAAAACGAGAATATGAGGAGATATTAAATGAAGCCGATATAATGCTAATGCCAGTAGCTCCTAGTGTAGCTTATAAATTTGCAGAGTTAAGTGATCCACTTAGTGCTTATCTTAGCGATATATATACTATAGGTGTAAATTTGGCCGGACTTCCTGCTATAACAGTACCGGTACAAAGTGATAAAAATGGGCTAAATATCTCAGCTCAGCTCATCGGCGGTGCGTGGAAAGAACAAGATGTCTTAGACGCTGCATTTGGTTTGGAAAAATTAGTTAAAGGAAACTAA
- the guaB gene encoding inosine-5'-monophosphate dehydrogenase (Pfam matches to PF00478.21 IMPDH, and to PF00571.24 CBS, and to PF00571.24 CBS) produces MKIIKRALTFEDVLLVPQYSEILPKQVDITSKFSKNINLNIPLVSAAMDTVTEHRTAIMMARLGGIGVIHKNMDIESQVKEVKRVKKSESGVIIDPIFIKPNATIREALELMSEYRISGVPVVDDDNVLIGILTNRDLRFENDFTKQVSDAMTKPPLITAPKGCTLDDAEKIFSTNKVEKLPIVDESGRLEGLITIKDLKKRKEYPNANKDKFGRLRVAAAMGVGQLDRAVALAKAGVDALVMDSAHGHSKGIIDTLKLIKENVKDVDVIVGNVANPKAVIDLINAGADGIKVGIGPGSICTTRIVSGVGVPQITAIADCADEARKFGIPVIADGGIKYSGDFAKALAAGASCIMVGSLLAGCDESPGELVTFQGRQYKSYRGMGSIGAMTRGSSDRYFQEGTAQDKLVPEGIEGRVPYAGSIKQVVHQLVGGLRSSMGYCGSDSIEIFQERAEFVEITSAGLKESHAHDVIITQEAPNYRVN; encoded by the coding sequence ATGAAGATAATTAAAAGAGCTTTGACTTTTGAAGATGTTTTACTTGTACCGCAGTACTCAGAAATTTTACCAAAACAAGTTGATATAACTTCTAAATTTAGTAAAAATATAAATTTAAATATACCTCTTGTATCTGCTGCTATGGATACGGTAACTGAGCATAGAACTGCTATTATGATGGCAAGACTAGGAGGAATCGGCGTTATACATAAAAATATGGATATAGAAAGCCAAGTAAAAGAGGTAAAAAGAGTCAAGAAAAGCGAAAGTGGAGTTATAATCGATCCTATATTTATAAAACCAAACGCTACTATAAGAGAGGCTCTTGAACTTATGAGCGAATATAGGATATCAGGAGTTCCTGTGGTTGATGATGATAATGTTTTGATAGGAATTCTTACGAATAGAGATTTGAGATTTGAAAATGATTTTACCAAACAAGTAAGTGACGCAATGACAAAGCCACCTCTTATCACTGCTCCAAAAGGTTGCACTTTAGATGATGCGGAGAAGATATTTTCTACAAATAAAGTTGAAAAACTTCCTATAGTAGATGAAAGTGGCAGACTTGAAGGGCTTATCACTATAAAAGATCTTAAAAAGAGAAAAGAATATCCAAATGCAAATAAAGACAAATTCGGTCGTCTAAGAGTAGCAGCTGCTATGGGTGTAGGTCAGCTTGATAGAGCAGTGGCTTTAGCCAAGGCAGGTGTTGATGCTTTGGTTATGGACTCAGCTCACGGACACTCAAAAGGTATAATAGATACTTTAAAGCTCATTAAAGAAAATGTTAAAGATGTTGATGTGATAGTAGGAAACGTAGCAAATCCAAAAGCTGTTATAGATCTTATAAACGCTGGAGCCGATGGAATAAAAGTAGGTATAGGACCAGGATCTATATGTACTACTCGTATAGTATCTGGTGTAGGAGTTCCTCAAATTACTGCTATAGCAGACTGCGCTGATGAAGCTAGAAAATTTGGAATACCAGTAATAGCTGATGGCGGTATCAAATATAGCGGAGATTTCGCAAAAGCTTTAGCAGCTGGAGCTAGTTGTATAATGGTAGGAAGCTTACTTGCAGGTTGCGATGAAAGTCCAGGAGAACTAGTCACTTTTCAAGGCAGACAGTATAAAAGTTACCGCGGTATGGGCAGCATAGGAGCTATGACAAGAGGTAGCAGCGATAGGTATTTTCAAGAAGGAACAGCTCAAGATAAATTAGTACCAGAAGGCATAGAAGGTAGAGTTCCATACGCTGGAAGCATAAAACAAGTAGTTCATCAGTTAGTTGGTGGGCTTAGAAGTTCTATGGGGTATTGTGGAAGCGATAGTATCGAAATTTTTCAAGAAAGAGCAGAATTTGTAGAGATAACAAGTGCCGGACTTAAAGAGAGTCACGCACATGATGTTATAATAACTCAAGAAGCACCAAATTATAGAGTGAATTAG
- the metX gene encoding homoserine O-acetyltransferase (Pfam match to PF00561.16 Abhydrolase_1) has protein sequence MKISTYKAHFDEPLYLESGRILSEFDLVYETYGELNADKSNVIVVCHALTGSHHAAGRYEGDSKSGWWDALIGDNKGIDTTKFFVICVNILGSSFGSTNPLSIEPSTGEEYRLRFPVLVISDVVKAQIRLFDRLGIKQAHAVIGGSLGGMQALCFAIEFPNFAKNVIMLATTYATKAWAIAFNKIAIEGIVRDPDFKNGYYDKDEVLKNGLTGMALGRMAGHISFLSPSSMDDKFGRNYVQTDGLYELLGRFEVDRYMEYNGHNFPKRFDPLSYLYITKMMNNFDCTRHYNSLKEALSLTKANVLLISFDGDVLFPPYLMKEMYDAYCDIGRKNQVKYICINSSYGHDAFLVEVDKIDMYIKKALECR, from the coding sequence GTGAAAATCAGTACTTATAAAGCTCATTTTGATGAACCGCTCTATTTAGAAAGTGGTCGTATATTAAGCGAGTTTGATCTAGTTTATGAGACTTATGGTGAGCTAAATGCCGATAAATCAAACGTGATAGTAGTGTGTCACGCACTAACTGGAAGTCATCACGCAGCAGGAAGATACGAGGGAGATAGCAAGTCTGGTTGGTGGGACGCACTGATAGGGGATAATAAAGGCATTGATACTACTAAATTTTTTGTTATATGCGTAAATATTTTAGGAAGTTCATTTGGCTCTACAAATCCGCTTAGTATAGAGCCTAGCACTGGAGAGGAGTATCGTTTAAGATTTCCTGTTTTAGTGATCAGCGATGTGGTAAAAGCGCAGATAAGACTATTTGATAGACTTGGTATAAAGCAAGCTCACGCAGTCATAGGCGGAAGCCTTGGCGGTATGCAAGCACTTTGTTTTGCTATAGAGTTTCCAAATTTTGCTAAAAACGTTATAATGTTAGCTACTACTTATGCTACAAAAGCGTGGGCTATCGCTTTTAATAAGATAGCTATCGAAGGTATAGTAAGAGATCCGGATTTTAAAAACGGATACTATGATAAAGATGAAGTGTTAAAAAACGGACTTACTGGAATGGCGCTTGGTAGAATGGCAGGTCATATAAGCTTTCTAAGTCCTAGTTCTATGGATGATAAATTTGGGCGAAATTATGTACAAACAGACGGTCTTTATGAGCTTTTAGGTAGATTTGAAGTAGATAGATATATGGAGTATAATGGACATAATTTTCCAAAAAGATTTGATCCGTTGAGTTATCTTTATATAACTAAAATGATGAATAATTTCGATTGTACTCGTCACTACAATAGCTTAAAAGAGGCTTTGAGCCTTACAAAAGCTAATGTTTTGCTAATATCTTTTGATGGAGATGTTTTGTTTCCGCCATATCTTATGAAAGAGATGTATGATGCGTACTGCGATATAGGTAGAAAAAATCAAGTTAAATATATATGTATAAATAGCAGTTATGGGCATGATGCATTTTTAGTTGAGGTGGATAAAATAGATATGTATATAAAAAAGGCGCTTGAATGCAGATAG
- the xseB gene encoding exodeoxyribonuclease VII, small subunit (Pfam match to PF02609.12 Exonuc_VII_S): MQIENESFESKIEKLNELLNKLNDENLTLLDSVELYKSGTKLVKEAREMLENAKLSIQEMSDNNG; encoded by the coding sequence ATGCAGATAGAAAATGAGAGTTTTGAGAGTAAAATAGAAAAATTAAACGAGCTTTTAAATAAGCTAAATGATGAGAATTTAACTCTTTTAGATAGTGTTGAATTATATAAAAGCGGTACAAAATTGGTAAAAGAAGCTAGAGAAATGTTGGAAAATGCTAAGCTTAGCATACAAGAAATGAGTGACAATAATGGCTAA